In the Enterococcus rotai genome, TGGTACTTCTACCGGTGCCGTTTCTGCAGGTGCTGGTTCAACGGGTGCACCTGGCTGCGGAGTTACAGGTACTTCCTCATGACTGTTTGCAGGAGGTTGGACCGTTTCTGAAGATTCTGTTGTCGTATCAGTTGTTGTTTCAGTCGTCCCAGTTTCCGTTTCTGAAGTTGATGAATCGGTTGTGGGCGGCGTTACTTCTGTTGAAGAAGTATCCGTTGTTTCGGTTGGACTTTCTTCGATAACATTTGATTCCGATTCCGACTGAGTTAATTCATCTGCATGGCTAATCACAGGGATTAAATTAACACTGAGCAATACACAAATCATCTGGAGTGATAATAGTTTTCTTTTCATTCATTTTAGTTCCTCTCACATGTATTAAAGATTCAATTATTTTTTAGAATCCATCACTCATTTTTAGGTTGTCTCCATAGAACTGCCTGATTTTAAGCAGTTGGGTGACCTTGTCGTGATTTTAAAGTGCTAAATCTGACTGTAGCTTCTTAAGCTAGTAAAGCATTCTGAGTGTGAGAATATCATGAACTTCCGATTGTTCTTGCACTTCTTGTGATGTTTCTCCATAGCTTCACCTACCCATTTCCTCTAAAAACCGCATTTAACCTTCTATAAGTTGAGTTTATTTTACCATAAGTATGTTGGAAAATCTTGCACTTGACTCAAAAGATTGGAAAGTTTCGAAAAAAATTCACGTTTCAGTCAAAAAGAGAGCGATTTTGTTAAAAATAAGTAGCAATAGTAAAATAACGCTTATTTTATTACTTTTCAGCCAATCTAACTTTTTTTAAAATCGCTCTAGCTATTTCCTGATTTAACGGCTTTTGATTTTCTAATAAAGCTGTTACTTTCCCCACTTCATCCCCAATTGCTCCAACAGTTAAAGCAAGTGAACGGCTTTGCATTGACATATGTCCTTTTTGAATCCCTTCTGTTACTAATGCTTTGAGAGCAGCTAAATTTTGGGCAAGTCCCAAGGCGGCTATAACTTCCATTAACGAAATTGCCGAATCAACTTTCAATATTTCTAAAGCAATTTTAGCTTTGGGCAACACATTCGTTGCCCCACCTACGGTTGCAATGGCTAACGGAACAGTCAGAGTCCCAACCAGCGTCTCTTCTTTCATGCTCCAACAGCTCAATCCACGATATTGGCCCTCTTTCACCGCATACGCATGACAAGCAGCTGCAATCGCTCTAGTATCGTTTCCAGTTGCTAAAACAACTGCATCAATGCCATTCATAATGCCCTTATTGTGCGTTGCAGCTCGATAAGGATCAACTTTTGCTAGTTCAGAAGCCTGAACGATTTTCTCTGCTACCAATTTCCCGCTGATTTCGCCTTTGTTTAAAAGAGAAAAAGGAATCTCACAAGTTGCCGTTACCAATGACTCTGTTGAATAGTTACTTAAGATACTGAATAAAATTTTCTCGTTAGGCAACTCTTGTTGTAAACGCTCCGCCACAGCTTCTAAAATCGTATTGACAATATTAGCCCCCATGGCATCTTTGACATCAATGAATAAATCAAGTGATAGAAATTGAGAGGCTGCTAACCAGCGGATCGACATTTTTTCCAAGCCTCCCCCTCGCTTAATGATCGAAGGATAACTTTGACGTGCCACTTCAAAAATCTCAGCTTCTCTGCTTTCAATCAGCCGACGCAACTCATTTTCATCCTCAACATCATAAAAGACGATCTGTCCTCGCATTAAACGTTGGCTGACCGATGCTCTAAAACCACCTGCTATTTTTACTATCCTCGCGCCATTGCTAGCCGCTGCAATCACAGAAGGTTCTTCTGTTGCCATCGGAATAACGAATTCAGCATCATTGACCACGAAGTTTTGAGCTATTCCAAGCGGTATACTGATTTCGCTAATTTGATTTTCAATCAAGTTATTAGCGATATCTGCTGGTAGCGCAACATTATATAATAGCTCATTTTTGCTCTCTCGATCAATCGTTCCAGCATCTTCTAGTTTTTGTAGTCTTTCCTCACGAGATAACTGATAAAATTTCCGCTGTGTATCTGTCTCTGTTTGACATTCAATCAATAGGGCTAAGCCAAGCCCTCCACCTACACACAGTGAAGCAATTCCGTATTGCTTGCCTTTAGCTTTTAAACTATGAGCTAGTGTCGTAATGACCCGTGCACCAGAAGCGCCGATAGGATGCCCCAAAGCGATCCCCCCACCTTTAGTATTGACTTTATCCTCTGGTAACCCTAGCTCGTTGGTCACAGCTATCGATGTAGCTGCAAAAGCCTCATTGATTTCGAATAAATCAATATCACTGATCTTCAATTGATTATTCTCTAATAATTGACCAACGGCTTTTACTGGAGAAACACCCATGATAGAAGGGTCAATCCCAATCTCGGTGTAATCTTTGATCGTCGCTAAATAAGGCAATCCCTGCTCAATGGCATAGCTTTTTGAAGCTAAAATCAAGACAGCTGCACCATCGTTGATTGTTGAAGAATTTCCTGCTGTTACCGTACCATTTTCTTCAAATGCTGGTTTTAATGTCTCTAAATGATCCAATGTCATCTCTGAAGAAATTCCTTCGTCCTCATCAATGACCTCACCTGATTCCAATCTTATAGGTAGTATTTCTTGAGCGAATAGACCTTCTTTTTGAGCTTTTGCTGCTTTAAGATGTGATTTCAATGCAAATTCATCTTGCGCCACTCGACTAATCTTGAATTGCTTTGCGACCTTTTCAGCTGTAACACCCATTGGTTCTTGTGTAAATGCATCCTTTAAACCATCGTTCCACATACTAGAAGTTGATGTGTCATATGTATTTGTTTCAGCAAGATATTTTTTTATTTTCGGTGCTTGCGTCATACTTTCTACTCCGCCTGCAACAACAATCTCAGCTTTTCCTAATTGGATCAATTGTTCCGCCAAAATAACGGCTTTCATACCTGAGCCACACACTTCATTGATTGTCATGGCTGGTATTGTTTCTGATAATCCTGCACCTAAAGCGATTTGCCTAGCTGGATTTTGTCCTAAACCTGCTTGCAGTACATTTCCAAAAATAACTTGTTTAATATCTTTGGTATTGATTTCATTTCTATCTATAATTTGTTTGACTACTGTTTTGCCTAACTCTACTGCCGAAACAGAACTTAAACTGCCTTTATACTTTCCAATCGGCGTACGTGCAGCGTCAATAATAACAACTTCTTTCAAAAAAGCACCCCCTCATGAGAATATAGCATTTTTATTCTATCAAAAGCAATTACTTTTGTGAAATAGAAGAAAATTAAAAATTCTTTAACCATTCTTAAACTATCGCCTTTTTTTGACTACTTTTCTGCGGAAATATGGTACCTTATAATTGGAGCTTTTTTAAATTTGAAGGGAAGTAGATTTTTATGAATATTGGTATTGATAAGTTATCTTTTTATGTTCCAAATTTGTATCTTGATATGACTGACCTTGCAAATGCCAGAGACACAGATCCTATGAAGTTTCATGTTGGTATTGGGCAAGACCAAATGGCGGTTAATCCTGTTAGTCAAGATATTATCACATTTGGAGCAAATGCAGCGGCTGCAATTTTGAGTCAAGCTGATAAAGAACAAATCGACATGGTGATTGTTGGAACAGAATCCGGTTATGATTCTTCAAAAGCTTCGGCTGTAATCATTCATCATTTATTAGATATCCAGCCTTTTGCTCGCTCATTTGAGATAAAAGAAGCTTGCTACGGGGCTACAGCAGCAATAAAAATGGCAACAGATTATGTACGAAGTCATCCAGAGCGTAAAGTATTAGTGGTTGCCTCTGATTTATCTCGCTATGGTTTACATTCAGATGGTGAACCAACACAAGGAGCTGGTGCTGTTGCACTTTTAATCAGTAAAGATCCTCGTGTGTTAGTCTTAGAAAATGATAGTGTATTTTTTACAAATGATATTTATGATTTCTGGCGACCTGTTTATGAAGAGTTTCCTTTGGTAGATGGTCCTTTATCAAATGAAACCTATCTTCAATCTTTTGCTACCGTTTGGGCGCAGCATAAACAGCAAACTGGGTTGACTTTAGAAGATTATGCTGCTCTTTGCTTCCATATTCCTTATACAAAAATAGGCAAAAAAGCTCTATTGAGCATTGCTGAAGAAACTGATGAAAAAACACTCGAACGACTTATGGCTCAATATGAAGAAAGTATTACTTATAGTCGACGAGTTGGGAACTTATATACTGGTTCATTATATTTAGGGTTGATTTCTTTATTAGAAAATAGTTTTTCCTTAGAAGCAGGTTCAAAAATTGGTTTATTCAGTTATGGATCTGGCGCTGTCAGTGAATTTTTCTCTGGTTATTTAGTAGAAGGGTATCAAAATCAGTTACACAGCGTAGAACATCAAGAGCTTCTTGATAATCGCAAGCAGCTTTCTATAGAAGACTATGAAAACGTCTTTAGCGAAAGTTTACCGAATGACGGCCAATCTGTCTCTTTTGCAGATCCTGTCCCTTATTCGATTGAAAAAGCGGAGAATCATATTCGTTATTATCGTACAGATAACTAAAATTAAATAACTGAGCCGTAACTTGTCTGCTACGGCTCAGTTATTTAGTTTAGTCTAAAATAGTTTTATTATATTTCCATTTGGTTTGCTATTTCCGGTACATCTTAAACTCTAAAAACAAGTCATTATAAATCCCCAAATATTTTGCCCCTAGGTCCTCATAAACCTCCAGATGTTTGATAACTTCATCATTAGGATAAAATTGTTCATCGCTAGAGATTTCTTCTGGCAATAGTTTTTCAGCTATTTTATTAGGTGTAGAATAACCAATGTATTCAGCATTTTGAGCAGCATTTTCAGGTCGTAGCATAAAGTTGATAAAATCATATGAGCCTTTAATGTTTTTAGCAGTTTTAGGAATCACAATATTGTCAAACCACAAATTTGATCCTTCTGCTGGAATGACATAATGCAGATGTTCATTGCTCGTAAGCATTTCAGCAGCTTCACCTGAAAACGTCACAGCTACTGCACTTTCTTCATTGATCATATACATTTTGATTTCATCCGCTACGATCGCTTTTACATTTGTGGTCAGTTTATTTAGTTTATCCGTTGCAGCTCTTAACTCTTGATTGTTCTTGCTGTTCAAAGAATAGCCCAAACTATTCAATGATAATCCCAATACTTCTCGTGCACCATCAATGAGCATCACGTTATCTTTTAATTCTGGCTTCCATAAATCATCCCAGTGCTTGATTTCATCTTTGCCGATGAATTTGTCATTATAGATAATGCCTAACGTCCCCCAGAAATAAGGAATCGAGTATTTATTTTGCGGATCAAAATCTAAATTCAAAAAGCGTTCATCAATGTTTTCTAACCCTTTTAATTTTTTATGATCGATCGGTAAGAGCATTTTTTCTTTCATCATTTTTTGAATCATATATTCTGAAGGAATCGTAATATCATAAGCGGTCCCACCTTGCTGGATCTTGGTAAACATGGCTTCATTTGAATCGAATGTTTCATAATTAACCTTGTAGCCTGATTCTTTTTCAAATTTACGCAATAGATCAGGGTCGATATAGTCACCCCAATTGTAAATCGTCAATGTGTCTGCACCAGCCATACCACTCGCTTTTTCCAGTTGATGTACGCCTAAAAATAAGATCAAAATGATCACTAAAATACCAATAAACAAAGATTGTAGTTTTTTCATTTTAGGTTAGCCACCTCACTCTGTTCTCGGCGCAGTTTTTTGATTCGTTTTGATGTATTATCTTGGCTGATAAAATAGTAGCCGATCACTAAAATCATCGAGAAGATAAATACTAATGCACTCAAAGCATTGATTTCCAAACTAATTCCTTGTCTTGCTCTAGAATAAATTTCAACTGATAATGTGGAGAATCCATTTCCTGTAACGAAAAAGGTCACGGCAAAATCATCAAGTGAGTAGGTAAACGCCATAAAATAGCCAGCGATGATACCTGGCGCTAAAAATGGCAAGATAATATTTTTAATCACCTGAAAGTTATTTGCTCCTAAATCACGAGCTGCATCGACCATAGAATCGTTCATCTCTTGAAGTTTCGGCAAAACCATCAACACAACGATTGGGATACTAAAAGCGATATGAGATAATAAAACACTAGTAAAGCCTAAGCTAATAAATCCAACGGCAGTGAAAAAAATCAAAAAACTAGCACCAATAATAACATCTGGGGAAACAAGTAAAATATTGTTAAAGCTC is a window encoding:
- a CDS encoding hydroxymethylglutaryl-CoA reductase, degradative codes for the protein MKEVVIIDAARTPIGKYKGSLSSVSAVELGKTVVKQIIDRNEINTKDIKQVIFGNVLQAGLGQNPARQIALGAGLSETIPAMTINEVCGSGMKAVILAEQLIQLGKAEIVVAGGVESMTQAPKIKKYLAETNTYDTSTSSMWNDGLKDAFTQEPMGVTAEKVAKQFKISRVAQDEFALKSHLKAAKAQKEGLFAQEILPIRLESGEVIDEDEGISSEMTLDHLETLKPAFEENGTVTAGNSSTINDGAAVLILASKSYAIEQGLPYLATIKDYTEIGIDPSIMGVSPVKAVGQLLENNQLKISDIDLFEINEAFAATSIAVTNELGLPEDKVNTKGGGIALGHPIGASGARVITTLAHSLKAKGKQYGIASLCVGGGLGLALLIECQTETDTQRKFYQLSREERLQKLEDAGTIDRESKNELLYNVALPADIANNLIENQISEISIPLGIAQNFVVNDAEFVIPMATEEPSVIAAASNGARIVKIAGGFRASVSQRLMRGQIVFYDVEDENELRRLIESREAEIFEVARQSYPSIIKRGGGLEKMSIRWLAASQFLSLDLFIDVKDAMGANIVNTILEAVAERLQQELPNEKILFSILSNYSTESLVTATCEIPFSLLNKGEISGKLVAEKIVQASELAKVDPYRAATHNKGIMNGIDAVVLATGNDTRAIAAACHAYAVKEGQYRGLSCWSMKEETLVGTLTVPLAIATVGGATNVLPKAKIALEILKVDSAISLMEVIAALGLAQNLAALKALVTEGIQKGHMSMQSRSLALTVGAIGDEVGKVTALLENQKPLNQEIARAILKKVRLAEK
- a CDS encoding hydroxymethylglutaryl-CoA synthase — protein: MNIGIDKLSFYVPNLYLDMTDLANARDTDPMKFHVGIGQDQMAVNPVSQDIITFGANAAAAILSQADKEQIDMVIVGTESGYDSSKASAVIIHHLLDIQPFARSFEIKEACYGATAAIKMATDYVRSHPERKVLVVASDLSRYGLHSDGEPTQGAGAVALLISKDPRVLVLENDSVFFTNDIYDFWRPVYEEFPLVDGPLSNETYLQSFATVWAQHKQQTGLTLEDYAALCFHIPYTKIGKKALLSIAEETDEKTLERLMAQYEESITYSRRVGNLYTGSLYLGLISLLENSFSLEAGSKIGLFSYGSGAVSEFFSGYLVEGYQNQLHSVEHQELLDNRKQLSIEDYENVFSESLPNDGQSVSFADPVPYSIEKAENHIRYYRTDN
- a CDS encoding ABC transporter substrate-binding protein, which codes for MKKLQSLFIGILVIILILFLGVHQLEKASGMAGADTLTIYNWGDYIDPDLLRKFEKESGYKVNYETFDSNEAMFTKIQQGGTAYDITIPSEYMIQKMMKEKMLLPIDHKKLKGLENIDERFLNLDFDPQNKYSIPYFWGTLGIIYNDKFIGKDEIKHWDDLWKPELKDNVMLIDGAREVLGLSLNSLGYSLNSKNNQELRAATDKLNKLTTNVKAIVADEIKMYMINEESAVAVTFSGEAAEMLTSNEHLHYVIPAEGSNLWFDNIVIPKTAKNIKGSYDFINFMLRPENAAQNAEYIGYSTPNKIAEKLLPEEISSDEQFYPNDEVIKHLEVYEDLGAKYLGIYNDLFLEFKMYRK
- a CDS encoding ABC transporter permease, with product MTKKKFKWSYLYLIIVFALLYAPIFYLIFYSFNDTDTMNTFTGFTLDNYTAVFEDTRLLIIVLNTFLLAFLSALLATMIGTFGAMAIYYTKKRKTRTTLMSFNNILLVSPDVIIGASFLIFFTAVGFISLGFTSVLLSHIAFSIPIVVLMVLPKLQEMNDSMVDAARDLGANNFQVIKNIILPFLAPGIIAGYFMAFTYSLDDFAVTFFVTGNGFSTLSVEIYSRARQGISLEINALSALVFIFSMILVIGYYFISQDNTSKRIKKLRREQSEVANLK